A genomic segment from Candidatus Fermentibacter sp. encodes:
- a CDS encoding 16S rRNA (guanine(527)-N(7))-methyltransferase RsmG, whose amino-acid sequence MARAGADVGEAMPKMRRFAELLLEWNRGFSNLISASDESRLVERHIVESLAPAAWINESTPRAIMDFGSGGGFPAIPLVIAGVGERWVLVESRRNKTLFLRKVSEDIGLRRVDVELGRLEMLLDDSSRIGKFDAFTSRATLRLGPTLALAANWVCGGGSAYLWKGSGRVQEMADDGRWARSWDVSGSFDIGNGQTSVSRFIRKTV is encoded by the coding sequence TTGGCCCGCGCGGGCGCCGATGTCGGTGAGGCGATGCCGAAGATGAGGCGATTCGCCGAGCTGCTGCTCGAGTGGAACCGCGGTTTCTCGAACCTGATCTCGGCAAGCGACGAGTCCAGATTGGTCGAGAGGCACATCGTCGAGTCGCTGGCCCCGGCGGCGTGGATCAACGAAAGCACTCCCAGAGCCATCATGGACTTCGGTTCGGGAGGCGGGTTCCCGGCGATTCCTCTGGTCATCGCCGGCGTCGGCGAGCGTTGGGTCCTGGTCGAATCGCGCAGGAACAAGACGCTGTTCCTACGCAAGGTTTCAGAGGATATTGGTTTGCGTCGTGTAGATGTCGAGCTCGGCAGGCTGGAGATGCTTCTCGATGATTCCAGCCGGATCGGGAAGTTCGACGCGTTCACATCGCGAGCGACGCTGCGACTCGGTCCGACGCTGGCCCTTGCCGCCAACTGGGTATGCGGCGGCGGCTCGGCCTACCTCTGGAAGGGCAGCGGCAGAGTCCAAGAGATGGCTGACGATGGCCGCTGGGCGCGGTCCTGGGACGTATCTGGCTCGTTCGATATCGGGAACGGGCAGACATCGGTATCCAGATTCATAAGGAAGACAGTCTGA